A window from Chelmon rostratus isolate fCheRos1 chromosome 13, fCheRos1.pri, whole genome shotgun sequence encodes these proteins:
- the tra2b gene encoding transformer-2 protein homolog beta isoform X3: MSNRRRHIGNRANPDPNCCLGVFGLSLYTTERDLREVFSKYGPLSDVSIVYDQQSRRSRGFAFVYFENKDDAKEAKERANGMELDGRRIRVDFSITKRPHTPTPGIYMGRPTYGGGGPSGPRRYSRDYDRGYDRGYDRGGYDRYDDRDYYRSYRRRSPSPYYRGAYRSRSRSRSYSPRRY; the protein is encoded by the exons ATGTCCAATCGCCGCAGGCACATCGGCAACCGC GCTAATCCAGATCCAAACTGTTGCCTGGGAGTGTTTGGCTTGAGCTTGTACACCACAGAGAGGGATCTGAGGGAAGTCTTCTCTAAATATGGCCCCCTGTCGGATGTCTCCATCGTGTATGACCAGCAGTCACGGCGCTCCAGGGGCTTCGCTTTCGTTTACTTCGAGAACAAGGATGACGCTAAAGAG GCAAAGGAACGAGCCAATGGAATGGAGCTGGATGGTCGGAGGATCAGAGTGGACTTCTCCATCACAAAAAGACCTCACACCCCAACCCCTGGAATCTACATGGGTCGGCCCACATA TGGTGGAGGGGGTCCGAGCGGTCCTCGACGCTATTCACGCGACTACGACCGTGGATATGATCGCGGATACGACCGAGGCGGCTATGATCGCTATGACGACAGAGACTACTACAGATCATACAG AAGGCGATCTCCTTCACCATACTACAGAGGGGCCTACAGGTCTCGGTCCAGATCACGGTCTTACTCTCCCC gTCGGTATTGA
- the LOC121615762 gene encoding high choriolytic enzyme 1 has translation MHSTMILLGILFVLLTQAYTLPLKNSTGVHEGKVRLKRKYSDEIVDRDEMNAMDQILIVNGRLRVPRGLAFREGDIASSYIRSAITCPGNACLWPKSIDGFVYVPYILSPLYDDMDRITIENGMQDISTDTCIKFVPRTHEGNFLDIQPRYGCWSFLGQTGGSQTLSLQTPGCMWSGVAAHELMHALGFVHEQSRSDRDHYVTIVWKNILPDQMHNFRKQVTNNLNSPYDYNSVMHYGRYAFSEDGGPTIIPKPDPYIPIGQRDGPSILDLHKINVLYNCGANE, from the exons ATGCATTCTACCATGATCCTTCTGGGCATCTTGTTTGTCTTGCTGACCCAGGCGTACACTCTACCTCTTAAG AATTCTACTGGGGTGCATGAGGGGAAAGTGAGGTTGAAAAGGAAATACTCAG ATGAAATTGTAGACCGTGACGAAATGAACGCAATGGACCAAATCCTGATAGTCAATGGCA GGCTGCGAGTCCCCCGAGGACTGGCATTCAGAGAGGGAGATATTGCCAGCTCGTATATACGGAGTGCCATAACCTGCCCTGGCAATGCCTGTCTGTGGCCTAAATCAATTGATGGATTTGTTTATGTACCCTACATCCTCTCTCCACTATATG ACGACATGGACAGAATCACCATAGAGAATGGGATGCAAGACATTTCCACTGACACATGTATTAAGTTCGTTCCACGCACTCATGAAGGCAACTTCCTTGATATTCAGCCCAGATATGG CTGCTGGTCATTCCTGGGGCAGACTGGCGGAAGCCAGACCCTGTCACTGCAGACCCCTGGGTGCATGTGGTCAGGAGTGGCTGCCCACGAGTTAATGCACGCCCTTGGCTTTGTGCACGAGCAGTCTCGCTCAGACCGAGACCACTATGTCACAATTGTATGGAAAAACATCTTGCCAG ACCAAATGCATAACTTCAGGAAACAGGTGACAAACAATCTCAATAGCCCATATGACTACAACTCTGTCATGCATTATGGAAG ATATGCCTTCTCTGAAGATGGTGGACCAACTATAATCCCCAAACCTGATCCTTACATTCCCATTGGCCAGAGAGATGGACCCAGTATTCTAGACcttcacaaaataaatgtcctaTATAACTGTG GTGCCAACGAGTAA
- the tra2b gene encoding transformer-2 protein homolog beta isoform X2, which yields MSDNGKGYGERESRSASRSVSPRGSGKSASRSPARSPAHSKEGSRHSHSKSRSRSRSKSGSHSHRGSRRHYSRSRSRSRSYRRRSHSRSYSGERRRRSHSRSPMSNRRRHIGNRANPDPNCCLGVFGLSLYTTERDLREVFSKYGPLSDVSIVYDQQSRRSRGFAFVYFENKDDAKEAKERANGMELDGRRIRVDFSITKRPHTPTPGIYMGRPTYGGGGPSGPRRYSRDYDRGYDRGYDRGGYDRYDDRDYYRSYRRSPSPYYRGAYRSRSRSRSYSPRRY from the exons ATGAGCGATAATGGAAAAGGTTACGGCGAGCGG GAGTCTCGCTCTGCATCCAGGAGCGTGAGTCCACGGGGCTCTGGGAAGTCTGCAAGCCGCTCCCCGGCTCGCTCGCCTGCCCATTCAAAAGAAGGCTCCCGCCACTCCCACTCCAAATCTCGGTCTCGGTCAAGGTCAAAATCTGG CTCCCATTCCCACCGTGGCTCACGCAGACACTACAGCCGATCTCGCTCACGCTCAAGGTCCTATCGTCGCCGATCTCACAGCAGGTCCTACAGTGGAGAGCGCCGGCGCAGGAGCCATAGCCGCTCACCCATGTCCAATCGCCGCAGGCACATCGGCAACCGC GCTAATCCAGATCCAAACTGTTGCCTGGGAGTGTTTGGCTTGAGCTTGTACACCACAGAGAGGGATCTGAGGGAAGTCTTCTCTAAATATGGCCCCCTGTCGGATGTCTCCATCGTGTATGACCAGCAGTCACGGCGCTCCAGGGGCTTCGCTTTCGTTTACTTCGAGAACAAGGATGACGCTAAAGAG GCAAAGGAACGAGCCAATGGAATGGAGCTGGATGGTCGGAGGATCAGAGTGGACTTCTCCATCACAAAAAGACCTCACACCCCAACCCCTGGAATCTACATGGGTCGGCCCACATA TGGTGGAGGGGGTCCGAGCGGTCCTCGACGCTATTCACGCGACTACGACCGTGGATATGATCGCGGATACGACCGAGGCGGCTATGATCGCTATGACGACAGAGACTACTACAGATCATACAG GCGATCTCCTTCACCATACTACAGAGGGGCCTACAGGTCTCGGTCCAGATCACGGTCTTACTCTCCCC gTCGGTATTGA
- the LOC121615763 gene encoding low choriolytic enzyme — MERIILLCVVSTCLSTIHAQKFFFSPKWGPIGYKEREEHGDGTAMDEIIKANEFHASPIIDGTTSLREGDIAVSSGRRSKVCFARSCLWSKSVDGHVYVAYKLSPEYSDVETKLIKKAMENVEKGTCVRFVPRTHQRDFIDIQPKSGCWSYLGARGGRQTVSLQSPDCLRVGVISHEFMHSLGFVHEQSRFDRDKYVTVMWSNIWRDRLRNFEKFKTDNLDLPYDYGSIMHFGMFAYSQDGEPTIVPKNSKNIRLGQTTSLSHIDKLKINKLYQCGDVDDY, encoded by the exons ATGGAGCGGATTATCCTCTTGTGCGTGGTTTCCACCTGTCTCTCTACCATACATGCTCAG aaattTTTCTTCAGTCCAAAATGGGGCCCCATTGGCTATAAAG AACGTGAAGAGCATGGTGATGGGACAGCAATGGATGAAATCATCAAAGCCAACGAGTTCCATG CTTCCCCAATCATAGATGGCACTACCAgtctcagagagggagacattgCTGTTTCTTCTGGAAGGCGCTCCAAAGTCTGCTTCGCTCGTAGCTGCCTCTGGTCTAAGTCAGTGGACGGACACGTCTATGTCGCATATAAGCTCTCCCCTGAATACT CCGATGTGGAGACAAAGCTGATAAAGAAAGCAATGGAAAACGTAGAGAAAGGTACCTGTGTGCGGTTTGTTCCACGGACTCACCAGCGAGACTTCATCGACATCCAGCCAAAGTCTGG GTGTTGGTCCTACCTTGGTGCGCGTGGTGGAAGACAGACCGTGTCTCTCCAGAGCCCTGACTGCCTCCGGGTCGGAGTGATTTCCCATGAATTCATGCATTCCCTGGGCTTCGTGCACGAGCAGTCCCGCTTCGACAGGGACAAATATGTCACCGTCATGTGGTCAAACATTTGGAGGG ATCGGCTGAGGAACTTTGAGAAATTCAAGACAGACAATCTGGACCTGCCATATGACTATGGCTCAATCATGCACTTTGGGAT GTTTGCCTACTCTCAGGATGGGGAGCCAACCATTGTTCCTAAGAACAGCAAGAACATAAGGCTGGGCCAAACGACATCTCTCAGCCACATCGACAAGCTGAAAATCAACAAGCTCTATCAGTGTG gtgacGTGGATGATTATTAA
- the tra2b gene encoding transformer-2 protein homolog beta isoform X1, giving the protein MSDNGKGYGERESRSASRSVSPRGSGKSASRSPARSPAHSKEGSRHSHSKSRSRSRSKSGSHSHRGSRRHYSRSRSRSRSYRRRSHSRSYSGERRRRSHSRSPMSNRRRHIGNRANPDPNCCLGVFGLSLYTTERDLREVFSKYGPLSDVSIVYDQQSRRSRGFAFVYFENKDDAKEAKERANGMELDGRRIRVDFSITKRPHTPTPGIYMGRPTYGGGGPSGPRRYSRDYDRGYDRGYDRGGYDRYDDRDYYRSYRRRSPSPYYRGAYRSRSRSRSYSPRRY; this is encoded by the exons ATGAGCGATAATGGAAAAGGTTACGGCGAGCGG GAGTCTCGCTCTGCATCCAGGAGCGTGAGTCCACGGGGCTCTGGGAAGTCTGCAAGCCGCTCCCCGGCTCGCTCGCCTGCCCATTCAAAAGAAGGCTCCCGCCACTCCCACTCCAAATCTCGGTCTCGGTCAAGGTCAAAATCTGG CTCCCATTCCCACCGTGGCTCACGCAGACACTACAGCCGATCTCGCTCACGCTCAAGGTCCTATCGTCGCCGATCTCACAGCAGGTCCTACAGTGGAGAGCGCCGGCGCAGGAGCCATAGCCGCTCACCCATGTCCAATCGCCGCAGGCACATCGGCAACCGC GCTAATCCAGATCCAAACTGTTGCCTGGGAGTGTTTGGCTTGAGCTTGTACACCACAGAGAGGGATCTGAGGGAAGTCTTCTCTAAATATGGCCCCCTGTCGGATGTCTCCATCGTGTATGACCAGCAGTCACGGCGCTCCAGGGGCTTCGCTTTCGTTTACTTCGAGAACAAGGATGACGCTAAAGAG GCAAAGGAACGAGCCAATGGAATGGAGCTGGATGGTCGGAGGATCAGAGTGGACTTCTCCATCACAAAAAGACCTCACACCCCAACCCCTGGAATCTACATGGGTCGGCCCACATA TGGTGGAGGGGGTCCGAGCGGTCCTCGACGCTATTCACGCGACTACGACCGTGGATATGATCGCGGATACGACCGAGGCGGCTATGATCGCTATGACGACAGAGACTACTACAGATCATACAG AAGGCGATCTCCTTCACCATACTACAGAGGGGCCTACAGGTCTCGGTCCAGATCACGGTCTTACTCTCCCC gTCGGTATTGA